The Campylobacter sp. MG1 genome contains the following window.
ATTACTAGCAGGAACTTTAATCAAATCAGCAAGCGTGCAAAAAATAGCACCTTCCATACTTGCTAAAAAAATAGCTTCATCAAGCCTACTTTTTGGCATTACACAAACAGGACAACCTGGCCCATGAATAAAGTTAATATTAGGCAAAAGTGAAGGGATTGAGTATTTTATAAGCGAATGTGTGTGCCCGCCACAAATCTCCATTACATTATAAACCCTATCAAGCTTAACATTATTAATTAGTTTTTTTAAATTATTAATAATATTTGCGTCTTTATATTCTTTTATGTAATTCATAAAAACCTACTTTCAATCTCTTCGCTACCTATCTCATCTGCAATTTGCTTATATAATTCTAAGCTTTCTTTAGCAGCTGCTTCATCAATTTTTTGCATAGCAAAACCAACATGAATTAATACAAAATCTCCCACATTAACCTGCTCAGGTATCAAATCAAGGCTAACCCCACGCTTAATGCCTAAAGTATCAACCTGTGCAAAATTATTTTCATCAACACTTAAAACTTTTGATGGTATAGATAAACACATATTAACTCCTTAAAGATTTAAAATATTCACAAAGCTCGGCAATTCCTTCGCCTGTAGTGCTACTTACACAAAAAATTTTTACATTTGGATTTAATTTTTTTGCTTCTTGTGTGATAGTTTCTAGGCTAAAATCAAAATATTTTGCTATATCCATTTTAGTTAATACTATCACA
Protein-coding sequences here:
- a CDS encoding HypC/HybG/HupF family hydrogenase formation chaperone; its protein translation is MCLSIPSKVLSVDENNFAQVDTLGIKRGVSLDLIPEQVNVGDFVLIHVGFAMQKIDEAAAKESLELYKQIADEIGSEEIESRFL